The following DNA comes from Cyprinus carpio isolate SPL01 chromosome A4, ASM1834038v1, whole genome shotgun sequence.
acacacacacacactcatacacacactcacacacactctctcatatacacacacacacacacacacacacacacactctctctctcatacatacatacacacacactctctcatacacacacacacacacacacacacacacacacactctctcatacacacacacacacacacacacacacactcacactcacacacacacacacactcacatgcacactctcaaatgcacacacacacacacacacacacaatctctctctcatacacacacacagacacaccacacacactctctctctcattccacACACTCACCTCTCACATcacacactcctcacacacacacacacacacacacacacacacacacacacacacacacactgtctctctcatgcacacacacacacacacacacacacacacacacacacacacacacacacacacacacacacaaaatacaaaaacacacacacacacacaacactctctccctccacatacacacacacacacacacacacacacacacacacacacacacacacacacacacacacacacacacactcactctcacacacacacacacagtaaataaactcGGTACACACACCTGTGTCACTCAGTAAAATTTATTGTAGAATTGAATCACATTTTCACCAGCATTCTAATAATCCCACGTTTATACAAATCGCAACAGGTCTTCGTACAATATACTTACCAAAGAGAAAAAAGCTGCACCAACAATTTCTAGATCTGATTTGAAAAAAGAGCATCGTTTGTCATTAAAATGATTGTCACCGTGAAGTTTGCTGAAGTATAAGACTAAAAAACAGCGAGTAGGATGGGCTTTGACAGACTGAGAGCAGTGCAGTGCAGACCCTCCGTGATCTGGAGGTCacacagaggtcagaggtcagaccGACCGAGGCATCTGCGGCTTTAGAAGTTCATGCTGTGGAGCGTCTCGGCTCAGCACTCCTCCTTCACGTAGATCTGCTCGTCTGTGTCTGACTCCAGGTGCTCCAGACGATCCGTCTGCCCGCTCATGATCTCGTCTGGGGTCTTCATGAACCTgcggcgcacacacacacacacacacacacacactcgtgttaATGCGTGCCGGGTCGGTGAGCTCACGAATGACGAAAGCGACGGTCCTGACCTGAACAGCAGTCTCTGTCCCGGCTCCTTCCTGATGATGTTGAGTTTGTAGTAGTGTCTCAGCGCCCGCGACATCTTCTCATACGTCATGTTGGTCCTGTTCTGTGTGAGCAACACATCACAACACTAATGAGAACAGATCTCGACTCGTTTCAGATCAGGAAACATTACAGCGGAGTACAGAGCAGAGTTATTATcctgaactaaaaaaaataataataataataattaactgaaataaaataaaacattaaaaaagctagttgccatggcaacaactCATTTTCTAAGTACTAAAacagctaaaactaaaaactttaactttaCTAATAATCTAGACATTAAAAAAGataacaaaactgacaaaaacattacaaaaaaattacttaaattcaactaaaattgaaatgaaaactaattaaaaatattaacaaaagctatAATAGCACATAAATGATACCAAAATAAAAACGATATAGATAAAACTTCAATTGACTATAATCATGTCCATGTCTATTccacaatttaagattttattaattttgatgatttttttttaaaatgactaattccttattatttcttttctatttaattttttaccatttctgtcaattttaatccttgattaaattttttatacttcatttttaaatttgcattattaaagttgactttaatttttatatattctaatgatttaattggtcatttttaatatttcattacatttttaacatttaatttaattgtattttttttatatttaatatgtaatattaaacttagttttattttaattgttttattttaatagttaatatattatttttaacatttaattatttatttacatttgtaattaaactttaatttaaatttattttactttttacatttttatatttacgcTAATGATtgattttcttttcaattttacatttaatattatttatatatatttatttttaaatttgtaatattaaactttatttattttctatcattatttcatttttaatatttaatttaatagtttttaatattttgttttacatttttaattgtttaattaaaattgtaattaatctCCTCCtgacactttatttaatttttttacttattttaatttaatgatttaatttattattataattttttttttattcagacgTAAATCCAGCAGGCTTTCCTGATGTCTGGTACCTTATGGTTTCCCCACAGGCGGGCCAGGCCGTTGGGGTCCATGATGCGGAAGACTTTGGTATCGCGGTCCTCCCAGCGGATGTAGTTTTCGTAGCGACTGTCCGACAGCAGCTGATAGACGTAATCCCACAGGAGCCTGCAGTCTGACACGCGACACCACAGTCACAATCACAATCatcactgaccaatcagcagagagGGGGCGGGGTCTCACCTGCGATGCGGCCCATGGGCGTGGCCTGCTCCTCAGGGGGCGACACAGGCATGATGATGTGGTTGCGGTAGTGGCGCTCGTCCTGCAGGGGGAGCTGATGAGCCGCGATGTTTAGGGCGTGTGAGGCGTAGTGAACAGCGCTGTGCTGTTGACCTTTGCCCTCGCGACCGTTTTCCTGAGGCGTGCCGCGGCCGTGCCTGAAATCGCCCGGCGTGTGCCCGCGGCCCGGACTCATCAGCGGGTGCATGATGGCGCTGGGCATGAGCTGGATGACGCGTGGCGGAGCCGCCTCCTCCTGACACGGGCTGCCGGGCCGCGGGGGGTCTCGGGGAAGCACGCAGTGCCCGTTAGCCGCGGCCGGAGACACAGACAGCGGGTACACGTCCTCCGGCAGGTGGTGGTTGCTGTCAGGCAGCTGTGAGGACGCCTGCAGGAGGTCCTCGGCCGAGCGCAACGGCACGGGCAGGTGATGGGGCGACCGCGAGCGATGGCGCAGCTCGATGGTGGGCGGCTGCAGGGAATGACTGTCTGTGCCACGCGACGTCCGGCGTACCGTTTCTGAGAGAGAGAATTAACATCACATTTAATATGAACAACTGATTTCAATATACACCACTGTTCAGGATTATTACAgtcaaactaaaaccaaaaaaaaataaaaaatgtagttacttgaaataaaataaatacagcataagatcccaccctccctgcaaatcagtctccaaagccacgcctcctccagaACACATGaccggtgagaaaacattacagtacagagCGCATGATATTACAGTAATAACGCCTTCTGTTGGtgcacagaggtatgcaaatacatatgttgacaggcaggtaggacagcctatcaCAGCCTTCGGAACGAGGAATATAATTAGTCGAACATTTAATGGTCCTATGCCGATAGAAACACATTTAGAGCAACTCAGTGATTGTTGAAGAGACTTTCAAGCACAGCgtaacaaaataaacatgcttttgaATCAAATCACCCACCCTAcctttaaccaaaataaaaccatgcaaagtgattttatttcagctagctgccaaggcaacacttCTCACTTCACTTCATGTGCTAAAATAAGCTAACACTGAAATACAAATgactaaaaaaactataaacattatttttaaaacaaaaactgataaaatgacaaaactacaTGACTAaaattagctaaaaataaaaacaaataaatatatatacagtatctgaatgacattaaaatactaaaatactgattttttaatatttgtgaaaagcctcttctgttctcttctattaaaaatacagtacaatattattgtaatttaaaatatcagttttctgtgtgaatctctgttaagctgtaatttatttctgtgatgcgcagctgtattttcagcatcattactccagtcttcagtgtcacatgatcttcagaaatcattctaatatgatgatttgctgctcattaaacatttctgattattataacattataaatgtcttccaCTTTTGATTCATATAATAAAGCTCTCTGATCACGTGATCTGGTTTTTGCAGTTCACAGCTGAACCACTAGAGGATCCCTGACAGCTGTCTGTTCTGACCTCAGTCTGCTGGGGGGGCTGTGTTTAGATGCGTCATGTGACGTGTGCGCTCGTATTTCAGGAAGTCTTCTCATATATTCCTGTTGTTTGTCTCTTCACTCTCGTCAAGCGCCTGTTTAACTACAGCAGCGCTTCCTCGTCAAACCGGTTTCTCTGTCAACATTCCAGAGAGGCACTTCCTCCGGGATCGAGTCAAACACCAGTGTTTTCAGCCTAAACTCTCGCTCAGAGCAGCTCACCTTCGAGTTTGTGCGTCTGCAGCGGCGCGTCGTTCAGCGAGTGGAAGGAGCCGACGGGAAAGAACGGTGAAGAGAGCGCCTGAGGCTTCCTCTGCTTCAGAATGTGCTGCAGGAGCTCGTACAGAACatcacctgtcaatcaacagCAGCACAAACACGTCACTCAGCGCTGCGTGATGCATCTGGACATACAGCCTGCACACCTGACAGAAcaagtgcactgaaaaaaatgactaaataaaaataaaataaaataaatctgttatattaatgaataaactaaattaataaattacatgaataaaagaaaataaacaaaatgcattaaaaaataaattaaatgagtacactaaaaataaaatagaaattgagaagacaaaatattgttaattatctacacactcacacaataaTAAGTATTGACTGACTCACCACTTAATAAACtactcacaaaacacacaacaataagatcatacaaaaaaaaaaaaaacatgagacgACTGCAGATCATCTGAAGGAAGTCGTCCGTCTTCATGTTGTCTCATGAAAATTGTGCGTGCTATTTTAAAGAGCTTCCTGAAAGAACTTCAAGGAAATGATTCTCAAGAAGgaagtcacaacacacacacacattgacacacacacacacacatgcacacacatgcacacacacatgcgcacacacactgacacacacacacatgcacacactcacacacacatacatacacacacacacacacacacactgacacacaaacactctcatgcactcacacacacacacacacacgcgcacatacgctgacacacacacacacacgcacacacacacacgtgcgcacacactgacacacacacatgcgaacacacaatgacacacacgcacacactcacacacacgcgcacacacactcactcacacacacacacactgacacacacacacacacactgacacatgcacacacacacacacacactgacacatgcacacacacacacacacacacacacacacagacacacgcacacacacacgcacacacacacagacacacacacacacacacacacacgcacacactcacacacacgcgcacacacactcactcacacacacacactcacacacacgcgcacacacactcactcacacacacacactcacacacacgcgcacacacacacactcacacacacacacacatgcgcgtcTCAGTTCTCAGTTTCTGGTCAGTTTGCTCACAGGAGGGAAATTCCTGGTTTGAGCAGGTGACAGTTGCGGCTCGATTACGCACCAGCACTTCCTTATCAGCCGTTTACCCAACTTTCAACTTCCTCTAGTGACAACGGCCCTGTTTCAGTCCTGATTAAACACTTCACCCACAATCCTCCACTCTGTGGCTCCGTCTCATGCACTGCTCAGTGTTTGTAAAGCAGCGGATGAACAGAGAACAACAGAAGTTCACTTTCTCCACAGAGAAAGACTCATAAAGCCATAAAGACCGAGCAGCTGTGAGCTCTGAGGAGGTTTATAGATGTTATGCTTGTGGAAGCCAGcagtttgcattattttaacttattttataaataatcatgtttaaatgCTGTGcaaaaattccaccaatcagaaacTTGCAGTGAACGCACACCCACacccataaatatatatatatgagtgtgtgtgagtgtgtgtgtgtgtattttgcaataaacataaaatattgttgctatatatattaaatattaagcaatattattagaaatgataataatcataataaaatctgacaaaaaatccattaaaattactaagaaattaacaaaaatttaattaaaatatccacaatatctaaaaatattaaaattctacacattattttaaattatattttattatgtattttcaataaaatcataaatacatatatatatatatattaaattattaaattatattaaaataataattaaaatgacaaaagcacattatgaaattattaaaaaaatgaacaatttaaatgaaaacaaaattaaaacaaagtcatttaaaaatataaaatatttttttttactgtatataattataaataatgctaaaatatctaaaaaaaattttttttacaattatacatatattatttgtaattatattttattttatgtattttcatttatatatatatatatatatatatatataatatatatataatatatatatatatatatatatataacacacacacacatatataaattaaatatattaaaaaaatgtataaaaatgaaaaaacagatatatatatatatatatataatattggtatataatattttaataataataataatatatatatatatatatatatatatatatatatatattttttttttttttttataaaatcatatgtatatttttattatataattatatatttaaaaaataatacaaatgacaaaagcgGATAATGAAATTACTATTATTAGAATAAAAGcccattcaaaatattaataaaaattttacacacacacacacacacacacacacacattacactaACACTAACAAATATGTTGTGtccatataaaataaacatttaaataagtttaaatgcTTTATACCCtttcctttaaatattttaattataccatttacaatgcttcatgggattgtagttctttctgTCATCACAGCCATTAAGTTCACAgtcttttttctgattttcagaCACTTTTTTGTTTCCAGTCAGCGTTTGTAATGTTGGGATTCTCCTCATATTTATGGCGTGTAACACTttaaagaatggaaaaaaaatacttctggaacaACCGGCACTGAAAAAGTGGCACTGATGTGCTCAGTTTAAAACAATGAACCAATCAGGTGAGTCCGGGGGCGGGGCAAGCAGCAGCAGTGTGTGAGTGACAGCAGCAGGCgctgatgaagtgtgtgtgtgtgtgtgtgagtgagtgagtgagtgagtgagtgagtgagtgagtgatgtgagtgagtgagtgagtgagtgagagtgagtgatgtaagtgtgcgtgtgtgtgtatgtgtgtgtgtgtgtgtgtgtgtgtgtatgtgtgtgtatgtgtgtgtatgtgtgtgtgtgtatgtgtgtgtgtcacctgagTGAGGAGAGCGGTATCTGAAGTCCTCTTTGGTGAGCAGCAGCAGGGCTTTCCCGTTCATCTGGAAGCTGGCGCTGGATATCGGCCGCAGAGCGAACTCTCTCTCAGCCCAGCGCAGCCACTGACACACATCCTCTCGGCTCCAGAACACCGGCTGCATCCCTGCACACGCATGAAGACACGCGTTACACACCAGCAGCAGCTCACATGagcgcaacacacacacacacacacacacaaaaaaaacacacactcactcactcactcacacacactcacacacacgcgcacacacacacacacacacactcactcactcactcactcacacacacacacacacacactcactcacacacacgcgcacacacacacacactcacactctaacacacacacacgcgcacacacacacacactctcacacacacaaacactcacacacacactctctctcacacacacacacacacacacacacacacacactcacactctaacacacacacacacacacacacaaatatatacatatatatgtaatgcattttttaaaatccccaaaaagcacatgaaaattttaataaatatttaactaaaatacgaaaagttaaagtataaaaataaaaggcaattcAAAAATGATACtagaataacattataattaataaaaaaattaaatacatgatatatataATGTCTGGCTTCACACACGTCACAGCAGCTGATGTGATCCACATAGAACCGGTCTTTGCAGCAGAAATCCCTTCCTCAcgagcatctctctctctctgtgtgtgtgtgtttgctgtctgCTCTGTTCAGCTCTGACCTGTTTTATCCTCTTTATAAAGACGAATCAAACGAGAACACCTTCACATCAGACTAAATCACACACCCTCGTCTGTCACTCAACCTGTCCGACACGATCCTAaaccactgctgtgtgtgtgtgtgtgtgtgtgtgtgtgtgtgtgtgtgtgtgtgtgagagagagagagagagtgtgtgtgtgtgtgtgtgtgtgtgtgagagagagagagagagtgtgtgtgtgtgtgtgtgtgtctgtgtgtgtgagagagtgtgtgtgtgtctgtgtgtctgtgtgcgtgagagagagagtgtgtgtgtgtgtgtgtggtgtgtgtgagtgatgtgtgtgtgtgtgtgtgtgtgtgtgtgtgtgagtgagtgtgtgtgtgtgtgcgcgtgtgtgtgagtgagtgtgtgtgtgtgtgtgtgtgtgtgagagagagagtgtgtgtgtgtgtgtgtgtgtgtgtgtgagagagagagagagagagagagatgtgtgtgtgtgtgtgtgtgtgtgtgagagagagagagagtgtgtgtgtgtgtgtgtgaataagagcgagtaagagtgtgtgtgtgtgtgtgtgcgtgtgtgtaagagcgagtgagagtgtgtgtgtgcgtgtgtgtgtgtgtgtgtgtgtgagagagagagagagtgtgtgtgtgtgtgtgtgtgaataagagcgagtgagagtgtttgtgtgtgtgtgtgtgcgtgcgtgtccgtgtgtgtaagagtgagtgagtgtgtgaataagagtgagtgagagtgtttgtacgtgtgtgtgtgtgtgtgtgtgcgtgcgtgcgtgtgtaagagcgagtgagtgtgtgtgtgagagagagagtgtttgtacgtgtgtgtgtgtgcgtgcgtgcgtgcgtgttaGCGTGTGCGAGGCGTGTATGAACTCATGACACACACTGTGTTCTCACTCTCTCTCGTGCGTGTCAGCACACGTCACACATTAATCATCTCCGGAGCTTCAGTTACATCCCATAATAGTGGATTAGTGGATATGAACTCATTCAAGTTTCTTTGAGGGTTTGGCTTCATCTGTcaccataataatttattaaaataaatacattatataaacacgaaaattaacttcaattaaaatcaaatatttcatataacattttgtattatatatatatagaaacatgTGCATGTCTGCAGCTCTGAGcgtgaggtcaaaggtcatgtggTGGTCACAGAAGCTCGCTGAGATCCGCCGTGTGTCTCAGCATCTGCTCCCACAGATGCACAACTTAACTCAAACCACCCAAAATTATATTAGTTATGAAATAGTAATTTCATATgatattactataaaatattattatttgtgcatatatatatatatatatatatatatatatataaataataaacaagctaatataatacaatatgaattattttagtaaatatacattttatttatatataataaaataaaaacatttatatgtattattaatttttatttaccatttatgtgcaatatacaaaaaaattaatattaattattataattatataagttaacataattattagatatataatcagaaaatataattctatattttatacttagtatttataaacattatacacatttataaacaTCATCAGTCGCTCTCATTCATCAGTTCATTCTACAGAAAAGCAAGTCTTGTGCCTGGATCTCAGAAACACTGCTCTTTCACGATGACCTTTAATCAGGAAACACGTGTTCTGATCGATCAGTGATCCAGACACGGCCGAGGGTCAAAGCGAATGGAAACCTCTGCTGAATGTGAACGGCCGGCGCAGACGAGAGCAGACGGTTGGGAGCAGGAAGAGACGCTCGCAGACGCTGGCAGGAGAACACTTTCCCTTTCAGAGCCCAGCAGAAAAAACACGGCCTGCAGGAAGTGATGTCTGCCCACACAGGAAATTCCTCAGGATGAGAGCGGCTTCTAGTAGAGGAAATTTCCCCACTgaaagagcgtgtgtgtgtgtgtgtgtgtgtgtgtgtgtgtgtgtgtgcttgagtaaacacacacacacacttcacaatcTGAATTCTGCTCACGAGTGTTTAGAGGACGTTACAAACCAGACGGTGAAACAATGAAGCTCAAAGACTCATGAACGATGCATTTATAtccacagatgtgtgtgtgtgtgtgtgtgtgtgtgtgtgtgtgtgtgtgtgagtgtgagagagagagagagagagagagagagcacttagCAGCCAAAAATTACAAGTGCTGATAGATAACTTTGTAAATAACACCTCTGCTCACACTAATGAAGCGGTCAATCTTGCGGTCAAAGActtaaattacatatttgaaaaatcagcaaaacaatccaaactgaaaataaaaaaaattaaaaaatcaaatacccaaaaatgacaaaaactggtTTGATCAGGACTGCCAAACTATTCGCAGAAAACTGAGAACTCTGTCAAATCAGAAACACAGAGATCCAAATAATGCACAGATCCGTCTTCTTTACActgaaacactaaaacaatacatttccaaacattgtttaataaagtacaaacagacacaatctgtaaacaaaaccaaacaatcaACCAACTGGGAAAACTAGAATCAGCAATCAAAGAGAACCAAAACCCATTAGATTTCACAATAACTGAGAAAGAACTTAAATAAAAAACCTCCAATTTAAAATAGCATCTGCACCTGATgggatattaaatgaaatgataaaacacacGAGCAGTTGGCCATTCTAAAACTATTCAGTGTGATTCTGAGTGACATCTGGAATCAAGGCTTGATCACACCAATCTTTAAAAACTGAGATACACTTGATCCTAACATCTACAGATCATCTGTATGAGCCGAGACCTGGGGAAGTTATTCTGTAGCATAATAAACACTCAACTATTAGACTTCATCACCACACAATGTACTGAGCAAATTACTGTACATCTGACCACATCTATACAGTACATACTCTCATtgaaaaacatgttaaccaagataaaggtcaaatatatgcatgctttactgactttaaaacagtttttgactCAATTTGGCACCAAGGACTATTTTACAAACTTACTGAAAGGGAGGTAAAACCTATGACCTTAGAGGTATCTTTCCCAGGAGCGTGGAGTGAGACAGTGCTGCTGCTTAAGcccaacattatttaacatttacatcaatgaactgTGAGCAGTCTGGAGCGATCTACACACCTCACAGATCAGATCTGCTCCTGCTGTCTCCACTCAACATGCTTTACAGCAGAACCTGGACCTGCCAGAACAATACTGCCAGacctgaagaaaaccaaaatcatgatcTCTCAGATCCAGATCCCAGGGAACATTAGGCACTaaccagataacacacacatcacactacaactacctggatttgaaaatcacatccacaggaaactttaatttaaacttttacacTCAgcctgccctgatctgatgttcAGCACATGGAGATTATGTTATGCCATATTACTGTAAATCTAAcactatatcttattttattttatttctaacttatacacttacatacactaattcatttggcactacatgcttaatactttctatatatttttattattactattattccttttctttctgttaatacatatgtgcactatttgtaagcagcccagctgcaactgcttCGGCAATactaatgtacagtataattCATGCCAATAAATCAcctaaattgaaactgaaattgagagagtgtgtgtgtgtgagagagagagagagagagagagagagtgtgtgtgtgtgtgtgtgtttgtgtgtgagagagagagagagagagagagagagagagagtgtggatCATAACAAAAATCCAAAGGAAAAATAAAGGAATCTGTTTTGCACGAAGAAAATGAAGGCTGTTTGCAGCACTAGCAttaatttttatgacattttttcatGACAAGAAACCACATCACTCATGAAATCATTGAATGGATgaacaaatgcatgaatgaataaataaataaatcattaaaaataaacacatttaagtcCCCATTCTCGTTAGTAAATTGCAAAATAtgtctgtttatatttaaatgtaatatactgataaatatgtaatttaaaaaatatatatattcatttaatcgaattaatttatacattacatttatgcatttagcagcgacttaaagtgcattcaggctatacatttttttataaataatatattaacttactgatataattattgttaatgcacagcaaataaataaataaatatttactagtatatcaattatcaaaaaaaactttaaaataaaaataataaaactttaataatttttttatcatatataagaattataaatattatttattaattatatttataatttaaatataattacataattaaaatataacttgtattttttccttttgattttggtgtgaaTTATGAGCTGATTCATTCTCTCAATTCAGTGATTCGCTGCTGGTTTCATTGGTTGTGTCTGAACAGAGTTTGTGTGTCTCTATCCCATAAtcctccactcacacacacacacacacacacacactcacacacacacactcacacacactcacacacacacacacacacacatatcacacacacac
Coding sequences within:
- the LOC122139457 gene encoding transcription factor ETV6-like isoform X2, with translation MSESPSQLIIKERSAFSPSASPLPNSTSSPGHVPPSSANTRTEEEPTRLPAHLRMQPVFWSREDVCQWLRWAEREFALRPISSASFQMNGKALLLLTKEDFRYRSPHSGDVLYELLQHILKQRKPQALSSPFFPVGSFHSLNDAPLQTHKLEETVRRTSRGTDSHSLQPPTIELRHRSRSPHHLPVPLRSAEDLLQASSQLPDSNHHLPEDVYPLSVSPAAANGHCVLPRDPPRPGSPCQEEAAPPRVIQLMPSAIMHPLMSPGRGHTPGDFRHGRGTPQENGREGKGQQHSAVHYASHALNIAAHQLPLQDERHYRNHIIMPVSPPEEQATPMGRIADCRLLWDYVYQLLSDSRYENYIRWEDRDTKVFRIMDPNGLARLWGNHKNRTNMTYEKMSRALRHYYKLNIIRKEPGQRLLFRFMKTPDEIMSGQTDRLEHLESDTDEQIYVKEEC
- the LOC122139457 gene encoding transcription factor ETV6-like isoform X1 translates to MSESPSQLIIKQERSAFSPSASPLPNSTSSPGHVPPSSANTRTEEEPTRLPAHLRMQPVFWSREDVCQWLRWAEREFALRPISSASFQMNGKALLLLTKEDFRYRSPHSGDVLYELLQHILKQRKPQALSSPFFPVGSFHSLNDAPLQTHKLEETVRRTSRGTDSHSLQPPTIELRHRSRSPHHLPVPLRSAEDLLQASSQLPDSNHHLPEDVYPLSVSPAAANGHCVLPRDPPRPGSPCQEEAAPPRVIQLMPSAIMHPLMSPGRGHTPGDFRHGRGTPQENGREGKGQQHSAVHYASHALNIAAHQLPLQDERHYRNHIIMPVSPPEEQATPMGRIADCRLLWDYVYQLLSDSRYENYIRWEDRDTKVFRIMDPNGLARLWGNHKNRTNMTYEKMSRALRHYYKLNIIRKEPGQRLLFRFMKTPDEIMSGQTDRLEHLESDTDEQIYVKEEC
- the LOC122139457 gene encoding transcription factor ETV6-like isoform X3: MQPVFWSREDVCQWLRWAEREFALRPISSASFQMNGKALLLLTKEDFRYRSPHSGDVLYELLQHILKQRKPQALSSPFFPVGSFHSLNDAPLQTHKLEETVRRTSRGTDSHSLQPPTIELRHRSRSPHHLPVPLRSAEDLLQASSQLPDSNHHLPEDVYPLSVSPAAANGHCVLPRDPPRPGSPCQEEAAPPRVIQLMPSAIMHPLMSPGRGHTPGDFRHGRGTPQENGREGKGQQHSAVHYASHALNIAAHQLPLQDERHYRNHIIMPVSPPEEQATPMGRIADCRLLWDYVYQLLSDSRYENYIRWEDRDTKVFRIMDPNGLARLWGNHKNRTNMTYEKMSRALRHYYKLNIIRKEPGQRLLFRFMKTPDEIMSGQTDRLEHLESDTDEQIYVKEEC